Sequence from the Clostridium saccharobutylicum DSM 13864 genome:
ATTGTAAAATGAAAATTATAAAAATTTTAGCTAGAGAAATGAATGAAAGTCCTTTAAGCATAGTATATGATTCGATGGATTCAAAGGTATTAGTTAGCAGAATTAAAGAATTTAATGAAATCTAACTAGGAGGAAATTAAAATGAGCAATAAAGATATTTTTACAAGTTTGGTTAGAATAAAGGGTGATTTAAATAACAAAGTTGCATCTGTAAAAAGTACTAAGCCTATAGAAAAGGAGTTATGGAGGGAGTTTTCCAAAGTTCTTAGTAGAATATATATAAGTACTCCTATTGATATCGGAGATATCATTTGTAAGAATATAATGAATACAGGTATAGATATTGTTTGTACAAGAAGGATTGATTGATATTTTTTATATGCTTTGATGTATATATAAATTAAAATTTCTAAGGAAAGTTAAGTTAGTGTTACATTATTTGAGTATAAATTATTTTTTGTAACACATATATATTGACAAATATAGGTGTTTTGTAATATATTAAATTTAAGTTAATATAAAAACCTGTGATGAGAATAGTAATAATATTATGATTTTTAGAGAGTCAGTGGTTAGGTGTAAACTGATAATTGTAGATTATGAATCCACCTCTGAGGGACTGCGATGAGTAGTACGGTATATATCGTTAAATAGTTAAGTGGATAGTATTTTTAATACTATCAATTAGGGTGGCAACGCGGAGTTCTTCGTCCCTTGTATGGGAAGAAGGACTCTTTTTTTATTGAAAAATATATTTTTATTTTAGGAGGATAAATTACATGTTAGATTTAAAAAGAATAAGAAACAATCCAGAAGAAATTAAGAAAGCTTTATCAAATAGAGGGGAAGATTTTGATGCTAAGGTTATTGATGAAATAATACAATTAGATGAAGAAAGAAGAAAAATATTAGTAGAAGTTGAAACACTAAAAAATAAAAGAAATCAAGCTTCAGCTGAAATTCCTAAGCTTAAGAAAGCAGGAGAAGATGTTACTTCAATAATGACTGAAATGAGAGAATTAGGAGATGAAATTAAGCAATTTGATGTTAGGGTAACAGAAATAGATGAAAGAATAAAATATATTATGTTAAGAATACCTAATATACCAAATCCAGAAGTTCCAGATGGTGAAACAGATGAGGATAATATTGAAATAAAAAGATGGGGAGAGCCAACTAAATTTAGTTTTGAACCAAAAGCACATTGGGATCTAGGAACTGACTTAAACATTTTAGACTTTGAAAGAGGTGGAAAGGTAGCTGGATCTAGATTTACTGTGTATAAGGGATTAGGAGCTAGATTGGAAAGAATGATAATTTCTTATTTCTTAGATAAGCATACATGTGAGAATGGATATACTGAAATATTACCACCATACATGGTTAATAGAGATAGTATGACAGGAACAGGTCAATTACCTAAGTTTGAAGAAGATGCATTTAAAGTTGAAAACAATGGATATTTCTTAATTCCTACAGCAGAAGTTCCTGTAACTAACATGTACAGAAATGAAGTACTTGCTGGAGCAGACTTACCAATTAAGCATGCTGCATATTCAGCTTGTTTTAGAGCAGAAGCGGGTTCTGCTGGAAGAGATACAAGAGGTCTTGTTAGACAACATCAATTTAATAAGGTCGAATTGGTTAAATTTTGTAAGCCAGAAGATTCTTATAATGAATTAGATAAACTTGTTACTGATGCTGAATCTGTATTACAAGGATTAGGTTTGCCTTATAGAATAGTTAGAATATGTAAAGGTGATTTAGGA
This genomic interval carries:
- a CDS encoding DUF1667 domain-containing protein, with translation MSNKDIFTSLVRIKGDLNNKVASVKSTKPIEKELWREFSKVLSRIYISTPIDIGDIICKNIMNTGIDIVCTRRID
- the serS gene encoding serine--tRNA ligase, giving the protein MLDLKRIRNNPEEIKKALSNRGEDFDAKVIDEIIQLDEERRKILVEVETLKNKRNQASAEIPKLKKAGEDVTSIMTEMRELGDEIKQFDVRVTEIDERIKYIMLRIPNIPNPEVPDGETDEDNIEIKRWGEPTKFSFEPKAHWDLGTDLNILDFERGGKVAGSRFTVYKGLGARLERMIISYFLDKHTCENGYTEILPPYMVNRDSMTGTGQLPKFEEDAFKVENNGYFLIPTAEVPVTNMYRNEVLAGADLPIKHAAYSACFRAEAGSAGRDTRGLVRQHQFNKVELVKFCKPEDSYNELDKLVTDAESVLQGLGLPYRIVRICKGDLGFTAALKYDIEVWMPSYNRYVEISSCSNFEDFQARRANIKYRETPKNKPQFVHTLNGSGVAIGRTVAAILENYQREDGSVEIPEVLRRYMNCDEIR